In the genome of Chaetodon auriga isolate fChaAug3 chromosome 15, fChaAug3.hap1, whole genome shotgun sequence, one region contains:
- the LOC143332527 gene encoding APC membrane recruitment protein 1-like: protein MASRKVDELPGDSKDLASVSEQLSRCGPDDITEERQTDATNAAVKSQKSGRFRRTALTFFGVRKSICILPSFFGGRSKNPSKWSSKKGITKSRTHDGLCKVSHDDSLRGGYASAGDFEYRSQRDPAGELHSSCHNECSRPTADQKSLTLSRQKKGLRGLFHSFKYHRNHRNAGLDKTEMIAMTSPHCKKEVPVVQDNTNQYVTECLGSEPDVPDFADVICDISIGPECIDAAVMGLEKHVEQESPKSELADQMCDDQMEDSLVAVVSGEYEESSRGHSEPGLELQTMSEPALKSDTPAGSSDQINLIFGDVASLKSFDSLTGCGDIIADQEDDSITESTVSGERSRNGGKRASCYLTYQGGGEEMASPDNLDEQCLHDFWGNNASEEICYTCNPDHTDLTADLTSSHNMDLLNSNSAQQASGMDVSSIADVLTPQSEHQESVPNSDEGYYDSTTPGPDEGQEKTDRLRTDRLPRDSYSGDALYELFAPDESLISPHYENKSKLPGSNQCEYLSEPVGVTDSAFVPEMNRLQISSELYNIHDFLERPSACSKSSELVQNVVGRQEIATNKNCNLNSKPQASVNKNNPQPEMFDEEENVLASAEKRTKSINADCEKRHSSISFGSTSDPDFETFCEPKEQHLEENKPVALPYRNINSQSPDCSNDLDDGQTVSFSQALVDYTKHSQMLSNLQNNADDLETNSAFTPNMQALPTIVTFDVVDMHNEGEYDEQIHMELEEDISSPYQEFEESYLQKDAFAECDYQMLDLYEQNLISNTWAIASLPRHLGLTRVSQSMPNPLSLDRRSRSLDTESLELKMPDTYRENRAAIVACSQTEKDSERDSSPYYKKNVLMSASEVGDSSSIMALSWQTRSEMALSLPLEDGEKVQGLSQTQVKHNMFSSSPSSDFTNVKSHLCSSVSDRVSCDSVPQNAELYNRQCHLPLQSPHGTFVYSGMMAEVSGDAEEDVFCKDAPNLQSYNQCGKSRPLASREGRSHSGSPVNAGVSKEEMAVLSETRTPRDVAACSQVPEAAFD from the coding sequence ATGGCCTCTCGTAAGGTAGACGAGCTGCCGGGCGACTCCAAGGATTTGGCTTCAGTCTCCGAGCAGCTTTCCCGATGTGGCCCTGATGACATCACGGAGGAGCGTCAGACGGACGCAACAAACGCCGCGGTGAAATCCCAGAAATCTGGAAGATTTAGGAGGACTGCCTTGACTTTTTTTGGGGTTCGTAAGAGCATCTGTATTTTGCCCAGTTTTTTCGGAGGAAGGAGTAAAAATCCGAGCAAGTGGTCCTCTAAGAAAGGGATCACCAAAAGCAGAACGCACGACGGGCTCTGCAAGGTCAGCCATGATGACAGTCTGAGAGGCGGGTACGCCTCAGCTGGAGATTTTGAGTATCGCAGCCAGAGGGACCCTGCTGGagagctccacagcagctgccACAATGAATGTAGTCGCCCCACGGCTGACCAGAAATCACTGACTCTCTCCCGGCAGAAAAAGGGGCTGAGGGgtctttttcacagttttaagtATCACAGAAACCATAGAAATGCTGGATtggataaaactgaaatgattgCAATGACCTCTCCTCACTGCAAGAAAGAGGTGCCTGTTGTCCAAGACAACACCAACCAGTATGTCACAGAGTGCCTGGGATCTGAGCCCGACGTGCCTGATTTTGCAGATGTTATATGTGATATTTCCATCGGTCCTGAATgtattgatgctgctgtgatgGGATTAGAGAAGCACGTGGAGCAAGAAAGCCCAAAGTCTGAGCTTGCTGATCAGATGTGTGATGACCAAATGGAGGACAGTTTGGTGGCCGTAGTTTCCGGTGAGTACGAGGAGAGCTCCAGAGGCCACAGCGAGCCTGGTCTGGAACTTCAGACCATGTCCGAGCCTGCGCTGAAGTCGGACACACCTGCGGGCTCATCGGATCAGATCAACCTGATTTTTGGAGACGTCGCATCGTTAAAGAGCTTTGATTCGCTCACTGGCTGCGGGGACATCATTGCAGACCAGGAAGATGACAGCATCACAGAGAGCACCGTTTCTGGAGAAAGGAGCCGAAATGGAGGAAAGAGGGCCTCCTGTTATCTCACTTATCAGGGTGGCGGTGAAGAAATGGCCTCGCCGGATAATTTGGATGAGCAGTGTCTTCATGATTTCTGGGGAAATAATGCATCAGAGGAAATTTGCTATACTTGCAACCCAGACCACACAGATTTGACTGCTGACCTGACAAGTTCTCACAATATGGACCTACTGAACAGTAACAGTGCACAGCAAGCCAGTGGCATGGACGTTTCCTCGATTGCTGATGTGTTAACTCCTCAAAGTGAGCATCAAGAGTCAGTTCCAAATAGCGATGAAGGCTACTATGATTCAACTACGCCAGGGCCAGatgagggacaggaaaagacggacagactgaggacagacagattgCCCAGGGACAGTTACAGCGGTGATGCCCTCTACGAACTTTTTGCTCCTGATGAGAGTCTCATCAGTCCACATTATGAAAACAAATCCAAACTGCCCGGTTCAAATCAGTGCGAGTATTTAAGCGAGCCAGTTGGCGTGACAGATTCGGCCTTTGTTCCAGAAATGAATCGATTACAAATAAGCTCTGAGCTGTATAACATTCACGATTTTCTAGAGAGGCCGAGCGCGTGCAGTAAATCCTCGGAGCTGGTGCAGAATGTGGTTGGTCGGCAGGAAATCGCCACAAATAAGAACTGTAACTTGAATTCCAAACCTCAAGCATCAGTCAACAAGAATAATCCACAGCCGGAGATGTTTGATGAGGAGGAAAACGTGCTCGCTTCGgctgaaaaaagaacaaaatccaTAAATGCAGATTGTGAGAAAAGGCACAGCAGCATTTCATTCGGAAGCACGTCTGACCCagattttgaaacattttgtgaaCCCAAAGAGCAGCATCTTGAGGAAAACAAGCCTGTGGCTTTACCGTACAGAAATATCAATTCTCAGTCTCCAGATTGTAGCAATGATTTGGACGACGGGCAAACTGTGAGTTTCTCCCAAGCACTTGTGGACTACACAAAACACTCTCAGATGCTGAGTAACTTGCAAAACAATGCGGACGATTTGGAGACAAACTCTGCCTTCACTCCAAATATGCAGGCCTTACCTACCATAGTCACGTTTGATGTAGTGGATATGCATAATGAGGGCGAATACGATGAGCAGATTCACATGGAACTGGAGGAGGACATCTCGTCGCCCTACCAGGAATTTGAAGAAAGCTACCTACAAAAAGACGCATTTGCTGAATGTGACTATCAGATGTTAGACCTGTATGAACAGAACCTGATCAGTAATACATGGGCAATTGCTAGTCTCCCACGGCACCTAGGCCTTACAAGAGTGAGTCAGTCCATGCCTAATCCATTGTCTCTAGACAGGAGAAGTAGGTCTCTGGACACAGAAAGCCTTGAGTTGAAGATGCCTGACACatacagagagaacagagcCGCTATCGTTGCTTGCTCTCAAACTGAAAAGGACTCTGAAAGAGATTCCTCACCCTATTACAAAAAGAATGTACTCATGTCTGCGTCGGAGGTTGGAGACAGTAGCAGCATTATGGCCTTATCATGGCAAACGAGGTCAGAAATGGCTTTAAGCCTTCCTCTGGAGGATGGGGAAAAAGTACAGGGTCTCAGTCAAACCCaagtaaaacacaacatgttttctAGTTCACCCAGCAGTGATTTCACAAACGTTAAATCACATCTTTGCTCCAGCGTGTCAGACAGAGTGTCCTGTGATTCAGTCCCACAGAATGCAGAGCTTTATAACAGGCAGTGTCACCTCCCCTTGCAATCACCTCACGGCACCTTTGTTTATTCTGGAATGATGGCGGAGGTATCGGGTGATGCAGAAGAAGATGTTTTTTGTAAAGATGCCCCTAATTTGCAGTCCTACAATCAGTGTGGTAAAAGCAGGCCGCTGGCTAGTAGGGAGGGAAGATCTCACTCTGGGAGTCCCGTGAACGCAGGTGTCTCTAAGGAAGAAATGGCCGTCCTCAGTGAGACAAGAACACCCAGGGACGTGGCGGCCTGCAGCCAAGTCCCCGAGGCAGCCTTTGATTGA
- the gab3 gene encoding GRB2-associated-binding protein 3 isoform X1, translating to MSAGDVVCAGWLIKSPPEKKLKRFAWRKRWFVLRRGRMSGNPDVLEYYQSKNSKKPIRIIDLKECEVEMLNGQLRIKRDFHGKHLFVVKTSSRVFYLVAKTEEEMNGWISSISQICQFGSLEDAESSEEGFPQTPTSLQPSPDYLLLTQCETGSISTSRCDSFSNSEISLEQKSSEDALKDIVPSPLYTDSSSSSISHSSPCPSLFHHGRLTNPPFSAPCTSMALPSSSSSPLHHCATSVFQFDKLYSSASFEATSDRQTPPPLPPKPNHPSEQKGDEGAHKLRPMSARHFSNHTALFPRRTSLSSLDHFRIGDADSRLMRNRRQSLNLPCLSTVRVQSFQDESYVHMASPSPCVSATAECDGYIPMSPRAFSFLDTNCSIESSTALSPLACQPGDFAPPPIHRHLKPRLRRARPPPLDLRGLSTITECPTHLPLSRAMTESCFSVKGLPPERRLENGDNSRDEDTNCTVMESMQQFCLAFDGAVPTWARRSNLDYLSLDFNSASPSPVQKQKPFLSDEHKVDYVKVDEKKTQALQNTKMEWTDVRQSKT from the exons ATGAGTGCTGGGGATGTGGTCTGCGCCGGCTGGCTTATTAAATCCCCCCCGGAGAAGAAACTAAAGAGATTT GCATGGAGGAAACGCTGGTTTGTGCTTCGACGAGGTCGCATGAGCGGTAACCCCGATGTGCTGGAGTACTACCAAAGTAAGAACTCCAAAAAGCCGATCCGCATCATCGACCTGAAAGAGTGTGAGGTGGAAATGTTGAACGGGCAACTCAGGATAAAGCGGGACTTCCATGGGAAGCACCTGTTCGTGGTGAAGACTTCGTCCCGCGTTTTTTACCTGGTGGCCAAAACGGAGGAGGAGATGAACGGCTGGatcagcagcatcagtcagATTTGCCAGTTCGGGAGCCTGGAGGATGCAG AGAGTTCAGAAGAGGGCTTTCCCCAaacccccacctccctccagCCGTCACCTGACTACCTCTTACTCACACAGTGTGAGACGGGGAGTATAAGCACCAGTAG ATGTGACAGCTTTTCAAACTCTGAGATCTCTCTGGAGCAGAAGTCGTCAGAAGATGCCCTCAAGGACATTGTCCCCTCACCTCTTTACACCGATTCCTCCTCATCGTCCATCTCTCATTCGAGCCCCTGCCCATCTCTTTTCCACCACGGGAGGCTGACTAACCCTCCCTTCAGCGCTCCATGCACCTCCATGGCTTTGCcgtcatcctcttcctctccactaCATCACTGTGCCACAAGTGTCTTCCAGTTTGACAAACTTTATTCCTCTGCATCGTTTGAGGCGACGAGTGACAGACAAACACCTCCTCCGCTGCCGCCAAAGCCCAATCACCCGTCAGAGCAGAAAGGCGATGAAGGAGCCCACAAGCTGAGACCAATGAGCGCGCGGCATTTCTCAAACCACACTGCATTATTTCCCAGGAGGACCTCTTTGTCAAGCCTGGACCATTTCAGAATAG GAGATGCTGATAGTCGATTGATGAGGAACAGGAGGCAGAGTCTTAATTTG CCTTGTTTAAGTACTGTGCGAGTTCAAAGCTTCCAGGATGAGTCCTACGTCCACATGGCGTCTCCTTCTCCATGTGTTAGCGCCACCGCTGAATGTGATGGCTACATCCCCATGAGCCCCCGGGCGTTCTCTTTTCTAGACACGAACTGCAGCATTGAGTCCTCCACGGCTCTCAGCCCGCTCGCGTGTCAACCGGGAGATTTTGCACCACCTCCTATTCACCGGCATCTCAAGCCACGCTTGAGGAGAG CTCGACCCCCTCCTCTCGACTTGAGAGGCCTCTCTACAATCACAGAATGTCCCACTCATCTACCTTTGAGCAGAGCAATGACTGAATCATG CTTTTCAGTGAAAGGTTTACCTCCTGAAAGAAGGCTTGAGAATGGGGACAATTCAAGAGATGAAGACACAAACTGCACAGTGATG GAATCAATGCAACAGTTCTGTCTCGCCTTTGATGGAGCAGTTCCAACCTGGGCGAGAAGATCAAACCTTGACTATTTGTCACTGGATTTCAATTCTGCATCCCCGTCCCCTGTGCAGAAG CAGAAGCCCTTTCTGTCTGATGAGCACAAAGTGGATTACGTGAAGGTGGATGAGAAGAAGACTCAGGCACTGCAGAACACCAAAATGGAGTGGACAGATGTCCGGCAATCCAAGACATAA
- the gab3 gene encoding GRB2-associated-binding protein 3 isoform X2 produces MSAGDVVCAGWLIKSPPEKKLKRFAWRKRWFVLRRGRMSGNPDVLEYYQSKNSKKPIRIIDLKECEVEMLNGQLRIKRDFHGKHLFVVKTSSRVFYLVAKTEEEMNGWISSISQICQFGSLEDAESSEEGFPQTPTSLQPSPDYLLLTQCETGSISTSRCDSFSNSEISLEQKSSEDALKDIVPSPLYTDSSSSSISHSSPCPSLFHHGRLTNPPFSAPCTSMALPSSSSSPLHHCATSVFQFDKLYSSASFEATSDRQTPPPLPPKPNHPSEQKGDEGAHKLRPMSARHFSNHTALFPRRTSLSSLDHFRIGDADSRLMRNRRQSLNLPCLSTVRVQSFQDESYVHMASPSPCVSATAECDGYIPMSPRAFSFLDTNCSIESSTALSPLACQPGDFAPPPIHRHLKPRLRRARPPPLDLRGLSTITECPTHLPLSRAMTESCFSVKGLPPERRLENGDNSRDEDTNCTVMESMQQFCLAFDGAVPTWARRSNLDYLSLDFNSASPSPVQKKPFLSDEHKVDYVKVDEKKTQALQNTKMEWTDVRQSKT; encoded by the exons ATGAGTGCTGGGGATGTGGTCTGCGCCGGCTGGCTTATTAAATCCCCCCCGGAGAAGAAACTAAAGAGATTT GCATGGAGGAAACGCTGGTTTGTGCTTCGACGAGGTCGCATGAGCGGTAACCCCGATGTGCTGGAGTACTACCAAAGTAAGAACTCCAAAAAGCCGATCCGCATCATCGACCTGAAAGAGTGTGAGGTGGAAATGTTGAACGGGCAACTCAGGATAAAGCGGGACTTCCATGGGAAGCACCTGTTCGTGGTGAAGACTTCGTCCCGCGTTTTTTACCTGGTGGCCAAAACGGAGGAGGAGATGAACGGCTGGatcagcagcatcagtcagATTTGCCAGTTCGGGAGCCTGGAGGATGCAG AGAGTTCAGAAGAGGGCTTTCCCCAaacccccacctccctccagCCGTCACCTGACTACCTCTTACTCACACAGTGTGAGACGGGGAGTATAAGCACCAGTAG ATGTGACAGCTTTTCAAACTCTGAGATCTCTCTGGAGCAGAAGTCGTCAGAAGATGCCCTCAAGGACATTGTCCCCTCACCTCTTTACACCGATTCCTCCTCATCGTCCATCTCTCATTCGAGCCCCTGCCCATCTCTTTTCCACCACGGGAGGCTGACTAACCCTCCCTTCAGCGCTCCATGCACCTCCATGGCTTTGCcgtcatcctcttcctctccactaCATCACTGTGCCACAAGTGTCTTCCAGTTTGACAAACTTTATTCCTCTGCATCGTTTGAGGCGACGAGTGACAGACAAACACCTCCTCCGCTGCCGCCAAAGCCCAATCACCCGTCAGAGCAGAAAGGCGATGAAGGAGCCCACAAGCTGAGACCAATGAGCGCGCGGCATTTCTCAAACCACACTGCATTATTTCCCAGGAGGACCTCTTTGTCAAGCCTGGACCATTTCAGAATAG GAGATGCTGATAGTCGATTGATGAGGAACAGGAGGCAGAGTCTTAATTTG CCTTGTTTAAGTACTGTGCGAGTTCAAAGCTTCCAGGATGAGTCCTACGTCCACATGGCGTCTCCTTCTCCATGTGTTAGCGCCACCGCTGAATGTGATGGCTACATCCCCATGAGCCCCCGGGCGTTCTCTTTTCTAGACACGAACTGCAGCATTGAGTCCTCCACGGCTCTCAGCCCGCTCGCGTGTCAACCGGGAGATTTTGCACCACCTCCTATTCACCGGCATCTCAAGCCACGCTTGAGGAGAG CTCGACCCCCTCCTCTCGACTTGAGAGGCCTCTCTACAATCACAGAATGTCCCACTCATCTACCTTTGAGCAGAGCAATGACTGAATCATG CTTTTCAGTGAAAGGTTTACCTCCTGAAAGAAGGCTTGAGAATGGGGACAATTCAAGAGATGAAGACACAAACTGCACAGTGATG GAATCAATGCAACAGTTCTGTCTCGCCTTTGATGGAGCAGTTCCAACCTGGGCGAGAAGATCAAACCTTGACTATTTGTCACTGGATTTCAATTCTGCATCCCCGTCCCCTGTGCAGAAG AAGCCCTTTCTGTCTGATGAGCACAAAGTGGATTACGTGAAGGTGGATGAGAAGAAGACTCAGGCACTGCAGAACACCAAAATGGAGTGGACAGATGTCCGGCAATCCAAGACATAA